One segment of Sulfobacillus thermosulfidooxidans DSM 9293 DNA contains the following:
- a CDS encoding NAD(P)H-hydrate dehydratase — protein sequence MEDHAVWTVEESRAHDKTAQEMGVNLLSLMETAGARAAYYLLPELKGPGLIIAGKGHNGGDALVMARHVARYRDVQLLLPLGVPKFPGAEELLKVLQNYGAKIVAQDHMERAWNQVSWIVDGLFGTGFHGTVEDGFITQLWKRLSQTENVVYALDILSGIDANSGSYMLEPVYAHKTLTFGAAKWGHFGYPGSRFSGQLVILDIGLPDLGPSSGQWIDPSWAKAHIPPRDFYAHKYRRGRVAVIGGSASMPGAPVLAGLAALKTGAGLVELFVPSGIVHRVQAPTPLLVRGVGEGGNLVLRGEDIEALKRADVVIIGPGLGTGVSPALLETVITLGKPLVIDADALALLKEIAAGPLPEGTVLTPHSGEMARLLGITSDAVDAFRYQSVKQAVDRYRVCVVLKGPYSLVASERIFVNTANTPALATAGSGDVLSGVIAALLAGRYPKDVTEMTAFATYLHGWAGIHAERDQGPSVIATDIIAALGQAWNSIVCEEHPPMLPEHF from the coding sequence ATGGAAGACCACGCCGTGTGGACTGTAGAAGAATCCCGCGCGCATGACAAAACGGCTCAAGAAATGGGTGTCAACCTGTTGTCGTTGATGGAAACGGCAGGAGCGCGGGCGGCATATTATTTGTTGCCGGAGCTCAAGGGACCTGGGCTCATTATCGCTGGCAAAGGTCATAATGGCGGCGATGCGCTGGTCATGGCGCGACATGTGGCGCGTTATCGGGATGTGCAACTGCTGTTGCCATTGGGTGTACCCAAATTCCCCGGTGCCGAGGAATTGCTCAAAGTTCTTCAAAATTATGGCGCGAAAATCGTGGCGCAAGATCACATGGAGAGGGCTTGGAATCAGGTCAGCTGGATTGTGGATGGCTTATTTGGCACGGGATTTCACGGGACCGTGGAAGACGGGTTTATTACCCAGTTATGGAAGAGACTGAGTCAGACTGAAAATGTCGTTTATGCGCTCGATATCCTGTCCGGCATTGATGCGAATTCGGGAAGTTATATGCTTGAGCCAGTTTATGCCCACAAAACCCTGACATTTGGGGCGGCCAAATGGGGACATTTTGGCTATCCCGGATCACGTTTTAGTGGACAACTGGTCATATTAGACATCGGATTACCCGATTTAGGGCCATCATCTGGACAATGGATTGATCCCTCATGGGCCAAAGCGCATATACCTCCTCGGGATTTCTATGCCCACAAGTACCGGCGCGGACGCGTAGCGGTGATAGGCGGTTCGGCATCCATGCCCGGGGCTCCTGTGCTAGCGGGATTGGCCGCTTTAAAGACCGGAGCCGGATTGGTCGAACTGTTTGTGCCCAGTGGCATTGTCCACCGTGTGCAAGCACCGACGCCTTTATTGGTGCGTGGAGTTGGTGAAGGCGGCAATTTGGTTTTAAGGGGAGAAGACATTGAAGCGTTGAAACGGGCCGATGTCGTCATCATCGGGCCAGGGTTAGGAACAGGAGTAAGCCCAGCATTACTTGAAACGGTCATAACATTAGGCAAGCCGTTGGTCATTGATGCGGATGCCTTGGCCTTATTAAAAGAGATTGCAGCGGGACCCTTGCCAGAAGGAACGGTCCTCACGCCTCATAGCGGAGAAATGGCCCGATTATTGGGGATAACTTCCGACGCTGTGGATGCTTTTCGTTATCAGAGTGTCAAACAGGCCGTAGACCGATACCGAGTATGCGTGGTTCTTAAAGGGCCCTATTCACTGGTGGCTTCCGAACGCATTTTTGTCAACACTGCCAATACACCAGCTTTGGCGACAGCCGGATCCGGGGACGTCTTAAGTGGTGTTATTGCCGCGTTGTTAGCGGGAAGATATCCCAAAGATGTCACGGAAATGACGGCGTTCGCAACCTATTTGCATGGATGGGCAGGGATTCATGCGGAGCGTGATCAAGGCCCTAGTGTAATCGCCACGGATATTATTGCCGCACTGGGTCAAGCTTGGAATAGTATAGTGTGCGAGGAACATCCTCCCATGTTGCCAGAACATTTTTGA
- the alr gene encoding alanine racemase, whose amino-acid sequence MRPTVATIHLDRLRKNVQWIRAQLNPHVKMMAVVKADAYGHGAHKVAEAALEAGAEFLGVALVEEGMALRRQGIQAPILVLGQVPMNQIAEAIADDLDMVVFDPLTFDQAVQAGQFLHKPVKIHLKVDTGMGRIGLWPDHFDRVWIERLRNPAIIFQGLMTHFANADAREERGTKEQVQRFLDVIEMCRENGLEPPFVHAANSAAALKMPGTQFNLVRIGIAMYGLEAYAPMPADLKPVLELTSQVVFIKTVDEGFAVGYGSTYITEKPMKIVTVPVGYADGYRRGLSNRAQVLIRGRRYPVIGRISMDQLTVGMDIDDPVAIGDPVVLIGEQGGESISADDLARLLDTIGYEIVSGLSPRIPRVYGN is encoded by the coding sequence ATGAGACCGACAGTCGCCACGATTCATTTAGACCGATTGCGAAAGAATGTGCAGTGGATACGGGCACAACTAAATCCCCATGTGAAAATGATGGCTGTCGTTAAGGCCGATGCCTATGGCCATGGTGCACACAAAGTCGCTGAGGCGGCCTTAGAGGCGGGAGCCGAGTTTCTTGGCGTTGCCCTCGTCGAAGAAGGTATGGCGCTTAGACGTCAAGGTATTCAAGCACCAATCTTAGTTTTGGGGCAAGTTCCTATGAATCAGATCGCCGAAGCCATCGCTGATGACTTAGACATGGTCGTGTTTGATCCGCTGACATTTGATCAGGCTGTACAGGCTGGACAATTCTTGCACAAACCCGTAAAGATTCACTTGAAAGTAGATACCGGGATGGGACGGATTGGATTATGGCCCGATCACTTCGACCGAGTCTGGATAGAACGATTAAGAAATCCGGCGATCATTTTCCAAGGCCTCATGACGCATTTTGCTAATGCGGATGCGAGGGAAGAACGAGGGACCAAGGAACAGGTCCAAAGATTTTTAGATGTCATTGAGATGTGTCGCGAAAATGGGCTTGAGCCTCCTTTTGTGCACGCGGCCAATTCGGCGGCGGCACTGAAAATGCCCGGAACTCAGTTTAATTTGGTCCGGATTGGGATTGCTATGTATGGATTGGAAGCTTATGCGCCCATGCCCGCCGACTTAAAACCGGTGTTGGAACTGACATCGCAAGTGGTCTTTATCAAAACGGTCGACGAAGGCTTTGCGGTAGGATATGGAAGCACTTATATCACCGAGAAACCTATGAAGATTGTGACGGTGCCAGTCGGTTACGCTGATGGCTACCGCCGGGGACTGTCAAACCGGGCACAAGTTTTGATCCGGGGCCGGAGATATCCCGTGATTGGCCGGATTTCCATGGACCAATTGACCGTAGGCATGGACATCGACGATCCGGTGGCGATAGGCGATCCCGTGGTGCTGATTGGGGAACAAGGCGGGGAGAGTATTTCGGCGGATGATTTGGCTCGTCTCTTAGATACGATCGGTTACGAGATTGTGAGTGGGTTATCGCCAAGAATTCCCCGGGTTTATGGTAATTGA
- a CDS encoding CopG family ribbon-helix-helix protein yields MGILEENRRVIVRLPHHLVDALDKMADGEGRHRSEVIRESVEFYLAEQRKQQLRQELIQGYQELGSLNAALAEEHWEYAGYSRE; encoded by the coding sequence GTGGGCATTTTGGAAGAAAACCGTCGCGTGATAGTGCGTTTGCCCCATCATTTGGTGGACGCATTAGATAAGATGGCGGACGGAGAAGGACGTCATCGAAGCGAAGTGATTCGCGAAAGCGTCGAGTTTTATCTTGCAGAACAGCGTAAGCAGCAACTCCGGCAGGAACTGATTCAAGGTTATCAGGAACTTGGCTCGCTCAACGCGGCCCTCGCGGAAGAACACTGGGAATACGCCGGATATTCTAGGGAGTAA
- a CDS encoding type II toxin-antitoxin system PemK/MazF family toxin, producing MVVKRGDIFFADLSPVVGSEQGGIRPVLILQNDIGNRYSPTTIICAVTSQIFKTRLPIHVDLKAEESNLDRDSVILLEQIRTIDKRRLKERIAHLSPEVMNRVNQAIVISLGLTDL from the coding sequence ATTGTCGTGAAACGTGGTGACATTTTTTTTGCAGATCTCTCTCCTGTGGTAGGATCGGAGCAAGGCGGTATACGTCCTGTGCTTATCCTGCAAAATGACATCGGTAACCGGTATAGTCCGACAACGATAATTTGTGCGGTCACGTCACAAATTTTTAAGACACGGTTACCGATTCACGTGGATCTGAAAGCTGAGGAATCTAATCTCGACCGGGATTCGGTCATCTTGTTAGAACAGATTCGAACGATTGATAAACGGCGACTGAAAGAGCGCATTGCGCATTTAAGTCCTGAAGTGATGAATCGAGTCAATCAAGCCATCGTCATTAGTTTAGGCTTGACCGATTTGTAA